Genomic segment of Dromiciops gliroides isolate mDroGli1 chromosome 3, mDroGli1.pri, whole genome shotgun sequence:
AACTtgactgaagtcccatttttgctTTGTTCAAATCATCTAAGTCTAAAATAGCAATCTAAAAATAGCAACCAAAAACATCAAAAGAAATACGTgcgggacagctagatggtgcagtggatagagcactggccctggattcaggagtacccgagttcaaatctggtctcagacacttagcactaactgtgtgaccctgggcaagtcacttaaccccaattgccccacaaaaaaaaaaaaagaagaagaagaaagaaataaaaaaagaaatatgtgccAATTTAAAAAGTTACCTGTAATTAAGAATATCAGAACAACCAAGTCTCCATTCTAAAGTTTCTGTGGTGAAGTCATCTGTATTTCCTAGATCGGTAAAACCTACTATATAATCTTGCGTTTTTCCATCTTTCACTAGAGCTAGGGTGGGAATAACTTTGATACGCAGTTTTTCACACAGGAAAGGTGCTTTCTCCACATTGAGCTTCAAGAATTTGGTCTCCAAATGTTTCTTGGACAATATTGCCAAATGTTTATCTAGTATTTTACATCTGTAAAGTCAAAcacaaatcaaaatttaaaaatcaattagatCAGACACTTTTGTAGAAAGGAGAtttaagagcagctaggtggtgtagtggatagagcactggccctggattcaggaggacccgagttcaaatctggcctcagacatttaacacttactagctgtgtgaccctgggcaaatcacttaacctcaagtgCCCCGCCCACACatccccactcccttcccccccccaaaaagaaagaaaggagatttaGCAAGAGTGGTTGGAGAATGTGGGGACTTTGTTGGagcctatttcatttttatctcatatGTTGTCTTTGCACTAGACAACCCAAAATTGGCATTCTAGAAAACCAAGACTTTCCTTTATGATTGTTTTCAACCAATTATCAATATCCTACTCTGGCACGTTACCAGGGTCAAGCAAAACCAGAGTGTATCccgttaaaattttttttaactgacatTTTTTCTAAATGGAGTTTCATAAACACTGAAtttcaaagggggggggggggtgtgacgAGAGAACTTAATGGACACTAATACCAGAGTCTATGGAAGAGGGAGTCATGAACATTTAGCACCCCATCTGAGaacacccaaaggaaaaaaatggtgccaatgaaagggaaaaaaaagcaaacctcTGTGACATCGTTAGAATCAAGGGTAATCAGTATCTCTAAATAAGCAAGACCATTTAAGCTTTATCCACACTGTCGAATGGATCTAACAGTGTTTTCCCAAGGTAGGCCCTAGGCTGTAGACTggaatgatgacgatgatgatgataacgagaataacaatagctaacatttatatagtgcttactttgTTCCAGACGCTGTGCTAAGggctttgcaattattattgcATGCGATTTGACTATTCTGGGTGGAAAGTACACCAAGAGAAAAGGAACCACTAAGTTAGGTGACCTTGTCATTGCCAAAGTACGATTCTCAATTTAGAAAGTAATTGGAAATACGGGTGGCTGTCAAGAAACATGGTCTTTAAAAAGAATCCAactatttgttttaaaatgatcAGTACATTGTTTTTGCTGAGGGAAATATCTGTAACCCTTCGTGATGAGAAGAAATGCCTACATGCCAGTTTTTGTACGCAGTTAAGTACTCTGAATCATTTAAGTCCCAATGTTTTTGAGGCTTAGGTAGTGGTGTGGAGGTCATCTGTGGTCCAGAAAAAGTTTTTGGTTATCTTCACCACATAACTTTTGTGTCTTCACTTAGCTGTCAAGCACTTTAGGTATAAGAATTTTGGTGAATTACAAATAATGATGAgatgaaaataagaataaatgttAACCTTAAGGATACTATTTTAACTTGAATAgaggatgtgtgtatatatgtgtgtgcaggAATGCAAAAATAAATCTCTCTTAAATGAAGAGACAGTATCCTGCAAGAAAACACCGAAAATGCACTGGGGGGAGCTATTTAAAAGATTTCCTTTGGAAAATATTTCCTagcatttgttttgtatattttgatgTTAATTTTTAGGTTTGCTAAGGGAAGATATAAATAAGGTGCAGACTGAAGTTGGCAATCCATTGTGTGAATGCCAAATGAGAAATGATTTTAAGTAGAAAATTAGGGTGAGGCAAATTTGTCTTGGATGCCTTTCCATTTCTTGAATCATCTcaccctttttctcttccctcatcccctcctgATCCCAGATGCCCTATTTCTTGCAATGATTAGCATATAGtaaccatttaataaatgccttttcatttatttattcattcatttctcaatTAATCCTGCTAAAGTGTCAGCTGATACGAAGGTGTTAATTGATAAAGCTTAAGTTTACATAATCTTCCTCACAAAgtatttgtaaattaaaaatgTACTTCATACAAAGATGGCTCCAGGGGTGCAGCCCAAAATGCTATCAAAACTTGGGAGCCTCTGTCATGTCTTCAACTGTATCTTGACTTAGCTTGGAGGTTCACACCTCAGTGTCTTTTTGAAGGTGGGAGGAGGGTCAGACAAGCAGGTAgccattatcttttccctcaaataCTTCTACTCTTTTCCATGTCTCTATGAGATGTAAATACATGACCACTAAAAAGCTGTTCTACTCTTGCCTTCTAGATAAGTTCCTGACCTACATGGGTCCCACAGAAAAATCACAAGAACACTGTTTTAGTAAAGAACAGGCTAGTGAAACTTAACTACTATAAAGACTTTAGGCAAGAaggcaattattttttcctttgacaaaAGTTTTAAACTGTACATCTCTAAGAGTTACTTTTGGAAGTGACCAAAACAAttcaagaaatttaaataatttatataggaACGCTCATTTTCCAGTAATGTGTATTATTACAACTTTCAATGTTAATACGTTCTAAAATTAACCTTTTATAAGTATTGTCTGATGTTGAAATATATGATAAGGCAGCCTGTCCAACTTTCCTAAGTTCCATTAAAcattttatctattatattttTCTAACATTATAAAATCCCTTCACCAGAAATCAGTTCAGTTACCTGAATGTAGAATCTCtgtagaaatggcaaaccacttttttACTTTCCTTGACTTCCTGAAAAAAGTCTCTTTCACTAGgtatttctctgtattcaccaTGTCCTTTTGAAAGCCATTCCTAGGTTGGAAAGAGAGGAAGTAATGACATCTGAGATTTCTTTTTCAGTAGATATGGATGTTAATCAAGTATCaggtaaatatgtaaaataatttttattttagtcaCTAAAATTATTTGCAGCAAGTAAATTTTCTTTCAGGATAATtaacttaaaaataatgaaaaccacCCAGAAAGAGTAACCTATACTTACTGATTCCACTTCCTCAATCGCTTCAACTCTTTGCTATTTGGTTTTCAACTCAACCTCCCTACTGAAGTTGCTCTCAAAAGCTGTTAATGATTTCTGAACAGCTCCATCAGAGAAATTGTTCCTGACTCGGTCCTTATCCTCCTTGTGCTACATTCTCAGGTTTCTCACATCAGTTGTTCTGAGTACTTTTTAATGTTTAACATCCATCTCTTTTCCTCTACCTGTGGCTGTACCCGGGAGCTTTGTCCTCAGTCCTTTCCTCTTGTCACTCCCTGATCATTCATTCCCATGTTTTTAATGGTCACTTTCATCCATATGACTCCAAAATCCCAACTGCCATTCCTGATCTCACCCCTCCTCCTCTTACCATCTGGTCCTCCATCTCTAACAAATCTCCACATGGTTCTACTCACATCTTGAACTCAACGTGACCAAAATGGAATCACTGACTTTCCTTCCTAAGCTTTTTCGTTGTTGACTACATCACCATCCTCCCAAGTCATCCAAATTTGAAATTGTTGAGTAATCTTTGATTCTTCTCATCAGTGTATCCATAGAGAAAGCATATCGTCATGGAAAAATGATAAGACTTGATGGATCAAGTCCTacttttgatacttactagctgtgtgactatagtcAAGTCACTAACTTCTcttagtctcaatttcttcatttgtcaaatgggcaTACCTGTAGCATCTCACTTATGTTATACTTTGTGACTATCAATTCAGTTAATGTATATAAATTTGCTTTgtaacttttcaaatattatgagTGTAAGCTATTATCTAATCATTTGCTAAATCTTGTTCTTACCTCTACAAGATCTCACATTTGTCTCCTTCATTCTACTTATGTTACCATCCTAATTTCATCCACATCTTTTACTTGCAATATTGTTACAATCGCTTTATTcaattttcccttctccaaactaTATACTTCATATGTCTTCCTAAGGTAGAAGTCTCACCATGCTTCTCCTCTGTTGAATAACCTTCAGTAACTCTCTATCATGGATCACAAAACAGAATTGTCTGTTATTTAAGTCTctccaatttacctttctagcttcatttcatattactccctttcacaaactctatatactatatactagcTAGCTTATTACCTGAACTCAAAATGCCATAGCCTGCCCATGTGATTAGAATTGGCTATTTGTCaagagtccaaatctagcctcagacatttcctagctgtgcaactctgggcaagtcatttaacctttgtctgcctcaatttcctcaactataaaatggagataataatagcacatactttgtagggttgatgtgaggatcaaatgaaatatgtgtaaaaaatgcttaacatagtaagtgctataaatacttctcctcttccctttccatgcCAAGGATAACGGACCTTATTTCTTTTAgaacttttatcttttttcttcttcaggacaatgagggttaagtgacttgcccagggtcacacagctagttaattatcaagtgtctgaggctggatttgaactcaggtcctcctgaatccaggaccagtgctttatccactgcgccacctagctgtctccccctTCACATTATTCTTGAGAGAATTTAGTTTGTGATCAAATATTACTAgtacagaggaaagaatagtgACTCAAGTTAGACAACCTGGATTCAAAACTcccctctgatgcttactatgtgactctCAGCAAGTTAATTAATCTCctttagcatcagtttcctcctctataaaatgaggtggttggaccagatggtctctgaagttccttctaggtCTAGATTTATGATCTTGGTGATTTCCAGGGATGTGGCCCTCATTGCTCCCATACCATCTTTGAAGTGAACAGGTCTGTTAGGCAAAAGTTCTTCCTTATCCTTGACAGAAATCTCCCTCTAATTTTCATCTATAAGTACTAGGCTGCCCTTTGGGTTTACACAGAGTAAGTC
This window contains:
- the TXNDC9 gene encoding thioredoxin domain-containing protein 9 — protein: MEAQASVDMFAKVLENQLLQTTNIVEQKLDAEIQKLDQMDEDDLESLKEKRLEALKKAQQQKQEWLSKGHGEYREIPSERDFFQEVKESKKVVCHFYRDSTFRCKILDKHLAILSKKHLETKFLKLNVEKAPFLCEKLRIKVIPTLALVKDGKTQDYIVGFTDLGNTDDFTTETLEWRLGCSDILNYSGNLMEPPFQTQKKFGSNFTKLEKKTIRGKIYDSDSDDD